The stretch of DNA GCTGGCGGCGGCGATGGACGCCCGCGGCTACGGCCGCACCGCCGATGTGCCCGTCGCCGTCCGCAGGACGACCGCCGTCCTGACCGTGGGCGGCCTGCTCGGTGTCTGCGCGGGGACCTACGGGCTGCTCGCCGCCGAGGGGGCCGGGTTCGGGCTGCCCGTACTGCTCGCGGGGCTCGCCGCGGCGCTCGGCGGGCTGTGGCTCGGCGGCAGGCGCAGTGTCCGCAGCCGCTACCGGCCCGATGTGTGGGGGGCCAGGGCGTGGCTGGTGTCGGGCTCGGGTGTGGCGGTCGCCGCGCTGATGATCCTGGCCGGATCGTACGCGGGCGACTCCCTGCACCCCGGCGTCGTACCGCTCACCGCCCCGACGCTGCCCGTCTGGCCCGCCCTCGCCGTACTGCTCGGGCTGCTGCCCGCGTTCGTGGCGCCGAGGCCGCCCGAGACGGGCGCGCTCCGACAGAAGGACTCCGCATGATCAGGTTCAAGGACAGCGCATGATCAGGTTCGAGGATGTCTCGGTCACCTACGACGGGTCGCGGGAGCCCTCGGTCGGCGGGTTCGACCTGACCGTGCCTGAGGGCGAGTTGATGCTCCTCGTGGGGCCCTCGGGGGTCGGCAAGTCCACGGTGCTCGGTACGGTGAGCGGTCTGGTGCCGCACTTCACCGGCGGGACCCTGCGCGGCCGGGTGACCGTGGCGGGCCGCGACACCCGCACCCACAAGCCCCGCGAACTGGCCGACGTCGTCGGCACGGTGGGCCAGGACCCCCTCTCGCACTTCGTCACCGACACGGTCGAGGACGAGCTGGCCTACGGCATGGAGTCGCAGGGGCTCGCCCCTGACGTCATGCGGCGCAGGGTCGAGGAGACCCTTGACCTGCTGGGCCTCGCGGAGCTGCGGGACCGGCCGATCGCCACGCTCTCCGGCGGTCAGCAGCAGCGTGTCGCCATCGGCTCCGTACTGACTCCGCAGCCGCGGGTCCTCGTCCTGGACGAACCGACCTCCGCACTGGACCCGGCCGCCGCGGAGGAGGTACTCGCGGTGCTCCAGCGACTGGTGCACGACCTGGGTACGACGGTGCTGATGGCGGAGCACAGGCTTGAGCGGGTCGTGCAGTACGCGGACCAAGTGGTGCTGCTCCCGGGCCCCGGCCTGCCGCCGGTGGTGGGCTCCCCCGCCGATGTCATGGCCGTCTCCCCCGTGCGTCCGCCGGTCGTCGCACTCGGCCGACTGGCGGGCTGGTCGCCGCTCCCGCTTTCGGTGCGGGACGCCCGCAGGGCGGCGCCGCCGCTCAGAGCCAGGCTGGCGGGGCTCGAACCGGCCACCGAGGCACGGGCACAGGTCTCCGCGGGCCCCGTCCCCGCCCCGGTGGCCCGGCGTGGCCGACGGTGGCCCTTCGGGAGGCGCGCCGACGCGTCCACGCCCCTTGTGGAGGGTCCGTCGGCCGAGGTCTCGGGGCTCTCCGTCACACGGGGAGGCGTGCGGGCCCTGCGCGGAGTCGACCTCTCGCTCTCCCCCGGTGAGACGGTGGCCCTCATGGGCAGGAACGGAGCGGGCAAGTCCACGCTCCTCTCCGCCCTGGTCGGCCTCGTCGAGCCCACCTCGGGGACGGTGCGGGTCGGCGGCGCGGTGCCCGCGCGCACCGGGCCGCGCGAGCTGATCCGCAGGGTCGGCCTCGTCCCCCAGGAGCCCAGGGACCTGCTCTACGCGGACACCGTGGCCGCGGAGTGCGCGGCCGCGGACGCGGACGCGAGCGCGGAGCCCGGCACCTGCCGCGGCCTGGTGACCCGGCTGCTGCCGGGGGTGCGCGACGACACGCACCCCCGCGACCTGTCCGAGGGGCAGCGGCTCGTCCTGGCCCTCGCGGTGGTCCTGACCGCGCGTCCGCCGCTGCTGCTGCTCGACGAACCGACGCGCGGCCTCGACTACGCGGCCAAGGGCCGGCTCGTCGGCGTGGTGAGCGCCCTCGCGGCCGAGGGCCACGCCGTCGTCCTCGCCACGCACGACGTGGAGCTCGCCGCCGACCTGGCGGCACGGGTGGTCATCCTCGCCGACGGGGAGATCGTCGCGGACGGCCCGACCAAGGACGTGGTGGTCTCCTCCCCCGCGTTCGCCCCGCAGGTGGCCAAGATCCTGGCGCCCGGCGCGTGGCTGACCGTGGCTCAGGTGGAACGTGCCCTGAAGGCGTGCGACGACGGCGCCGGGGACCGCGGCGACGGCTCCAGGGATCGCGGGCCCGACGTGACCGGGGCCAGGGAGTGAGGCGGGCCGGGGGGCCAGGAGTGCGGCGGGTCCCGGAGGCGGGAGTACGGCCTGTCCGGGTGGCGGGCGGTGACGGACAGGCGCGGGCGATCCGGCTCGGCCCCCGTTCGGTGGCCGCGCTCGCGCTGGTCAGCGCCGTCGGTGTCGTCGCCTTCGGCTGGCCGCTGCTGGCCTCGTCGGGTTCCGGGCTCGCGCATTCCGCGGACGCGCCCTGGCTGTTCGCCGCGCTGCTGCCGCTGCTGCTCGCCGTGGTCGTCGCCGCCATCGCCGACGGAGGTCTCGACGCGAAGGCCGTCGCGATGCTCGGCGTACTCGCGGCGGCCGGGGCGGCGCTGCGTCCCCTCGGCGCGGGCACGGCGGGTATCGAGCCGATGTTCTTCCTGATGGTGCTGTCGGGGCGGGTCCTGGGCCCCGGCTTCGGCTTCGTGCTCGGCGGCGTGTCGATGTTCGCCTCGGCCCTTCTGACGGGCGGGGTGGGGCCCTGGATGCCGTTCCAGATGCTGTCGATGGGCTGGGTCTGCATGGGCGCGGGGCTGCTCCCCGGCCCCGACTCCCTGCGCGGGCGGCGCGAGCTGTGGATGCTCGCCGGATACGGGGCGGTGGCCTCCGTTCTCTACGGCACGGTGATGAACCTTCAGGGCTGGCCGTACATCGCGGGCCTCTCGACGGGTGTCTCCTTCGTACCGGGCGATCCGGTCGGCGACAACCTCGCGCGGTTCGTCACGTACTGCCTGGCCACCTCGCTGGGCTGGGACCTGCCGCGCGCGGTGGTGACGGTGGTGCTGGGTCTCGCGCTGGGCCCCGCCGTACTGAAGGCGCTGCGCCGGGCCTCCCGCAGGGCCGCGTTCGAGGCCCCGGTCTCCTTCGACACGTCCGTACCCGGCACCGACGGGCCCGAACTCGTCACTGGTGGGTCCGAACTCGTCACCGGTGGGTCCGAATCCGCCACCAATGGACCCGAAGTGGCACCAGCCACACCGAAAAGGCCTACAAAGCGGTCGAATTAGCCCCACAGCGACGAGAGCGCCGTCACTTTTGACCCACGGCAGCGTGACGCCCTCCTCACACCAGGTCATCCCAGGGGTCCCGGCCAGGTGAGCCGCCCCACAGGACGTAGGTCCTCCACGAGACCGGGTAGTACACGCGAGGCCCCTGCCCGGATGCCCTGCCGCGCCCCGGGTGACCTGCGGGATTCGCGCCCTCCACGCATCTGACGTTCCTCCTTCCTTCCGACGATCACTAGTAAGAGGGGTGATTGCGGTGAGATTCAGGCCCGGCTAAGACTGGGTGATGTCGCAGGGCGCCGCCCCTCCTCTCCGAGGCCCGGACCGGCACCCGAAGGCACCTCCCCCACTCTCCCGAGTGGCTACGACGTGCCCGCGAACTCCACGTCCCCTACGGAAGGCTTTCCGTTGCACGCCTCGTCTGTTTCTCTCCTTCGCCGCGTCGCCACCCCGAAGAAGGTCCTCACGGGTACCGCCCTCGCGGGCATCACCGCGGGCCTGGCCCTGTCGGCCGCCCCGGCCCAGGCCGCCCCGCGCACCGCCGCCCCGACCGCCTCGGTGCGGTCGGCCGCCCCCGCGGCTGCCTCGTCGTCCTCCTCCTCGGCCCAGGCGATCGCGAAGAAGCTGATCCCGGACTCCGCGCAGTACCAGGCGTTCAGCAAGATCGTCGCCAAGGAGAGCGGCTGGAACATCCACGCCCAGAACTCCTCCTCCGGCGCCTACGGCCTGGTCCAGGCCCTGCCCGCCAACAAGATGGCTTCCGCCGGCTCGGACTGGAAGGACAACGCCGAGACCCAGATCAAGTGGGGCCTCGACTACATGAACGAGCGTTACGGCAGCCCGGTCGGCGCCTGGCAGCACGAGCAGGCCAACGGCTGGTACTGATCCGGCCCGTTCCGCCAGTACGTCAGGTACGTCAGGTACGGCTGGTACGGCTGGTACGGCTGGTATATCGCCGCGCCCGGCCCGATCTGACGGCCGGCTCTGACGATCCGCCGTCACGACACAAGGCGGCGACCCCCCACGGGGTCGCCGCCTTCGTCATGCCCAGGACCGGCGCGGGCGTGCCGACACTCGCGTCTAACCGGCCGATCCGCCCTTGACGTCGACGGGAAGCGGCGCGACCACCGTCTCCCCCGGCGGCTCACCGGGGTCGTCAGGTACGCCTTCCTTGCGTGGTCGCGGCCCCGCGAGTACGTAGACGAGACCGAAGCCGATCCCGACGACCGTCGCGCCGCCCACCGCGTCCAGCACCCAGTGGTTGGCGGTGGCGACGATCGCGCAGACCGTGAAGAACGGGTGCAGCAGCCCGAGCACCTTCATCCACACCTTCGGCGCGAGCACCGCGATGACGACACCGCACCACAGCGACCAGCCGAAGTGCAGCGAGGGCATCGCCGCGTACTGGTTGGTCACGGACGTCAGCGTCCCGTAGTCGGGCTTGCTGAAGTCCTGCACCCCGTGGACCGTGTCGATGAAGCCGAGCCCCGGCATCAGCCGCGGCGGGGCCAGCGGGTAGAGCCAGAAGCCGAGCAGCGCGAGCACCGTCGCGAAGCCGAGCGCGCTGCGGGCCCAGCGATAGTCGACGGGGCGGCGGATGTAGAGGACGGCGAGGACACCGAGCGGTACGAAGAAGTGGAACGTCTCGTAGTAGAAGTTGAGGAACTCCTCCAGCCACGGGACCTTCACCACCGCGTGGTTGGCCCAGTGTTCGATGTCGATGAAGAGCGCCTTCTCCAGCGAGTGGATCTGCTCTCCGTGATGTTCCGCCGTGGGCCTGCCGCCGCGCGCTACGAGCCGGACATGGGAATAGGCGGAGTAGCCGACGCGGATCAGCAGCAGTTCGAGCAGCAGGTTCGGGCGGGTCAGCAGCCGCTTCCAGAACGGCAGCAGCGGCACCTTCCGCAGCCGCGCCCGGACCGGGGCCGCGTACACGGTGGGCGTCGGGCTCCCGTAGTACGGCGACGAGGTGGAGAGGAACGGTACGGCGCAGGCGGCCGCCAGGGCCGCGACCAGCACCACGTTCTGCGCGAGGGGATCGAGCAGCGTCATGTTGGGCAGCAGGACCTTCGGCGGCAGTGAGATCGCGAGGATCACGGCGACCGGCCAGACGAAACGGTCGGAGGCCCGCTTGCCGACCCTGCCGGCCACCGTCAACAGCACCCACAGCATCTGGTGCTGCCAGGTGGTGGGCGAGATGGCGACAGCGACGCAGCCGGTCAGCGCGACGGCGAGCAGCAGTTGCCCTTCCCGCGCGTAGCGCACGGCGCGGCGCAGCCCCACGTAGCAGACGGCGGCGGCGAGCAGCAGGAAGAGCACGATCTCCAGTGGGCCGTGCATACCGAAGCGCAGCAGCGCGCCGTGCAGTGACTGGTTGGTGAGCCCCTCACTGGAGCCGAGGCCCGCGCCCGCGAGGTGGTGCACCCAGTAGGTCCAGGAGTCGCTCGGCATGACGGCCCAGGTGAGGGCGGTACAGCCGAGGAAGGTGGCCACCGAGGAGATCGCCGCGGTGCGGCGTCCCGTCAGCCACAGCAGGGGCGCGAAGAGCAGCATCGTCGGCTGGAACGCCGCCCCGATCCCGATGAGGACACCGCTCGTGCGCTGCCCCCGGACGGTGAAGCAGCCCAGGAGCACCAGCAGGACCGGGAGGATGCTGGTCTGCCCCAGGTGCATCGCGTTGCGCACGGGCAGCGACACCATCAGCAGGCAGATCGCGACGGGCGCGGCCAGCAGCGAGGTCCGCCGGGTGACGGGCTCGGGCAGGGCGCGCGCCGCGATCAGTCCCAGCGCCACCACGAGCAGCAGCGAGACGGAGGTCCAGGCGACACCGAGGGCGCTCTCGGCGGACTGTTTGAGCGGTTTGAGTACGAGTCCCGCGAAGGGAGTACCCGTGAAGCGGTCCGTCGCGTAAAGGGAGCCCGGTACGTGCAGGACGCCCTCCGGGCCGATCCAGGTCTCCAGATCCGTCAGTCGCTCGCCTGGTGGCAGCCGCAGCACCGCGGCCGCTTGGCGCAGCAACAGCGCCACGACGGCCAGCCAGAGACCGGCTCCCACCGCCACGACCCACGATCTGGAGGTCCGAGCCGGTCCTGCCCCGAAGGCATTCCCAGCACCACCATGTTCCACGTTCGCCACGCCCCGCGGCCTCCCGCCCCGTCTGTCACCCATACCTGGCCCACCCCGGCCCTCAGGACCTCTAAGAGGCTCGCACCACCCCTGCGTACAGACGCAGCCAACCCCCCGTTCACCTGCCGGACCTTCTCCACAATGGGCTGCTGTTGTGCAGCCCTTTAGATTCTTTTGACCGGTTACTGACCGAATCAGGCGCGAACACCCGCGAACGCGCCCCGACTCCAGTGCCCGGCCGGTCCGGTTCCGCCGCGCTCCAGCGACATGGATCACAGATCGGCGGCTCGTGCGCGAGTGAAAGGGTATCCGTTTGCCCTGACGGGGCACGGTTTCCGCGCCGCCTGCCGTGGGCAGGTGACTGTGCGTGACACCCGCTTGGGCCCCTAGGGTTTCTTTTCGGGCCGTCCGTTGTCCTTAGTTTCCACTGGGCGGCCCTTGTCTTTGCCGTCGTTCGAGAGGCAGGCGAGCGGAACCTTGCCAAGCAGTACGTCTGTAGATTCCCGCCCCTCCGGGCCCGGGGGCGCCGAGAACCCAGGACACGGGGCCACACTGGGCGGCTCCGCCTCCCCCCACCCCGTCGAAGTGACGGTGGCCGACTCCGCGCAGGTGAAGCGCGCGGTCAAGGCGGCGGCGCTGGGTAACGCGATGGAGTGGTTCGACTTCGGCGTCTACAGCTACATCGCGGTGACCCTGGGCAAGGTCTTCTTCCCCTCGGGCGACTCCACGGCGCAGCTCCTCTCGACCTTCGGCGCCTTCGCGGCCGCGTTTCTCGTCAGGCCGCTCGGCGGACTGGTTTTCGGCCCCCTCGGGGACCGCATCGGGCGTCAGCGCGTACTCGCGGTAACAATGATCATGATGGCGGCCGGCACCTTCGCCATCGGCCTCATCCCCAGTTACGGCTCGATCGGCGTCTGGGCGCCGGTGCTGCTGTTGCTCGCCCGGCTGGTGCAGGGGTTCTCCACGGGCGGCGAGTACGCGGGAGCCTCGACCTTCATCGCCGAGTACGCGCCCGACAAGAAACGCGGCTTCCTCGGAAGCTGGCTGGAATTCGGCACCCTCGCCGGTTACATCGGCGGCGCCGGTCTGGTGACGCTCATGACGGCACTGCTCAGCAATGACGCGCTGCTCTCCTGGGGCTGGCGCATCCCGTTCATGATCGCGGGGCCCATGGGCCTGATCGGTCTCTACCTGCGGATGCGCCTCGAAGAGACCCCCGCCTTCGCCAAGCAGTTGGAGAAGGAGGAGGCGCGTCCCAAGGTGGCGCTGCGGGAGATGGTCACCGGCCAGTGGCGCTCACTGCTGCTGTGCGTGGCGCTCGTGCTGGTCTTCAACGTCACCGACTACATGCTGCTCTCGTACATGCCGAGCTACCTCACCTCCGAGCTGAAGTACGACGAGACCCACGGTCTGCTGGTGATCCTCGCGGTGATGGCGCTGATGATGTGCGTCCAGCCGTACGCGGGCCGGCTCACCGACCGGGTGGGACGCCGCCCCGTCATCGCGGCGGGCTGCGTCGGCTTCCTGGTCTTCTCCGTCCCCGCCCTGCTGCTGATCCGCCAGGGCAGCCTGGCCGCGATCGGCCTCGGCACGGCCGCACTCGGCGTACTGCTCGTCTGCTTCACGGCGACGATGCCCTCGACACTGCCCGCGCTCTTCCCGACCCGCGTCCGCTTCGGCTCGCTCTCGATCGGCTTCAACGTCTCCGTGTCGGTCTTCGGCGGTACGACTCCGCTGGTCGTCACCGCGCTGATCGGCGCCACGGGCAACAAGATGATGCCCGCGTACTACATGATGGCCGCGGCCGTGATCGGCGGTGTGGCGGTCTGGTTCCTCAAGGAGTCGGCCGGCCGGCCGCTGCCCGGCTCGGGCCCTTCCGTGGAGACCGAGGCCGAGGCGGACGCGCTGCGGGCGGCGGCGGAGGAAACACGCGAGAGCGTGGACGGAACTCAGCGGGAGGCCCGCACGGGGCTGGTACCGGAACAGGCGGCGGCTGGGCGTTGACCGTGGGCGGGGGCGCTGCCCCACGATGGTGGGTCGGCGCCGTCCGGTCGTGCCCGCAGGGCGGACGGCGCGGTCGTGAACGTGCGGCGGAACGGCGGACGGTTCCCGCCCCGGCTCACCGATGACGAAGCGGACTCGCGCGGGGGCGGTCCCCTCCGGGCTCGCGCAGCGGAGTTCCACGACCCGTGCCGTACCCACTGTCCAGGCGTCACGTGCGGGCAGCGCGGTGCGCATGGTCGGCACCTGGTGGGTCACACCGTCCACCCCGGTGAAGGGCCGGTCGGAAGTGGCGGACCCCTCGTACCGCCGCTCCCGCGCGGCTATCCCTCGACGCTCCACTACGACAGTCCCCACCCTGTATGTGCTGCGGTCCACCGCGGTGTACCGCCCGCTAGGATCCCGGCACGGACCCCTTACGTACGGCCGTACGCGCGGGTCCGCCGTACGCCCTGGCACTTGTACTGGCCCTACGCACGACGCACACAGACCGCGTACAGAGACTGCGTACAAAGGCCCCACGCACAGGCCGACATGCCAAGCTCACCGGTGCGACTTCGCACAGTCAAGACGAACAACAAGGGGCCCGTCTCTGATGACGCAGGAACAATGGACCGACGTTGACGCCTACTTCACCTCGCGGCTCGTTCCCTCCGACGAAGCACTCGATGCGGCGCTGCGCGCCTGCGAAGCCGCCGGGTTGCCGTCGATCAACGTCGCACCGAACCAGGGAAAGCTGCTCAGGCTGTTCGCCGAGATCCAGGGCGCGCGACGCATCCTGGAGATCGGAACTCTCGGCGGGTACAGCACCATCTGGCTGGCCCGCGCCCTGCCCGAGGACGGCCGGCTGGTCACGCTGGAGGCCGACCCCGCGCACGCCGAGGTCGCCCGCGCCAACCTCAGCCACGCGGGGCTGGACGGTGTCACCGAGGTGCGGGTGGGGCCGGCGCTCGACAGTCTCCCCGTACTGGCGGCGGAGTTGGGCGAGGAAGGCAACGGAGCGGACCCCTTCGACCTCGTCTTCATCGACGCCGACAAGGGGAACAACCCGCACTACCTGGAGTGGTCGCTCAAGCTCACCCGGCCGGGCAGTGTGATCATCGGCGACAACGTGGCACGCGGCGGCGCCGTGGCCGACGCCGATACCGATGACCCGGTGATCGTCGGTACCCGGCGCATGATCGAACTGATGGGCGCGAACCCCCGGCTGAGCGCCACGGCGGTCCAGACCGTGGGGTCCAAGGGCTACGACGGTTTCGTCCTCGCACGCGTCCTGCCGTGACGCGGACGAATCAGCCGGCCCCGCCAGCCCCTCCCGTACCGCCAGGCCCACCAGGCCTGCCCGTACCGCCCGTACCACCCGTACCGCTCTCCAGGTAGTACCCGACGTGGATGCTGCGGGGCCCTGACCGGTCCTGGACGACCAGTTCACCGGCGGTCGCGGGCGGGAGGGCCCAGGTCTCGCCGTACGCGAGAGGCCGGACCTCCCCCTGGCTCTCGACGCGCGTCTCCGACGACGGTTCAGGACGGGAGCCGCGCAGCCAGGTGACGGTCCATCCGCCGCCCGGCCCGCAGCGGAACTCAAGGTGTGCGCGGGAGACGAACAGCCAGTCCTGGGGCGCCACGAGAACGCAGAGTCCCTGGTCGCGCCCTATGCGCAGGACGGTACCTGGATCGTCGGCGGCGTCCGTGAGCTGCATGCCCGCGGTCGCTCCCGTGTCGGGCGCGCCGGACAGTGAGGCCATGGTGAGCTCCAGCACGTCGTGCTCCTTCGGTTCTGTGAACCGGCCGGCCGGTTCTTCTGTAAGCCCGGCGGCCGGCTCACCGACGGGAGCGGAACCGGCGGTTGTCGGGCGGGGCGGCGCGGGGACCTGTGACGTGGACACTGGAGTCCGGAGGGGAACGGACGGAGACGGGAACACGTTCGGATGACTGCCGCGTGATGGCATGCCGTAACCGATGGCGTAACGGCAGGACGGCGTCACGGTGTTCGGCACCCTGCCCTGAGCGTGCCACGAAACACACTCCGCCGACCATGGCGCGTGCAGCCCCTCCCCTGGGCCCGTGTCCGTCCGACGTCGAGGAGACCGTTGAGAATTGGCGTGCCGACCGCCGACCGCGCCGACCGTGCTGAGTGAGCGGTGGCCCGCCACGCCGTATGCCCGCATGCCCGCATGCCCGCATGCCCGCATGCCCGCATGCCCGCATGCCCGGTGATCCCGCCCGCACGGGACGAGTGGCGCGGGGCGCCCCCAGGCGCGGCTACGGCCGGTCGCTGCTGCAGGATGGACTCATGAGCGTAGTGAAGATCAACGTCCTGACCGTCCCGGCCGAGCAGCGGGAGACCCTGGAGAAGCGCTTCGCCGCCCGTGCGGGCGCCGTGGAGAACTCCGACGGCTTCGAGCACTTCGAACTCCTGCGCCCCGTCGAGGGCACTGACCAGTACCTCGTGTACACGCGGTGGCGCGACGAGGAAGCCTTCAAGGCATGGTTCGACGGCCCCATGAAGGCCGCGCACCAGAGCGGCCCGAAGGAGGGTACCGAGGGTAAGGAGGGCACCGAGGGCGCGGAACGGCCGAAGCCCGCAGCCTCAGGATCGACCCTGTGGTCCTTCGAGGTGATCCAGCAGACCGAGGCGCCCGCCGCCAAGGGCTGACCCCGTCGGGGGTGCGCCCCGGTACATGGTGAGGGGCCTGGTCAGGACTTCTGCCCTGACCAGGCCCCTCACCATGTACCGGGGCGCCGACGTGCCACTCGTTGACCGCCTCGGCCTGCCCCGGCCTGACCCGGCCTGACCTAGCCCCACCTGAGTTGATCTGACCGGAGAACCGGCTGGACGCCCCTCAGAGGCTGAGCAGCCGTTCCGTCGTCTCGCGGTACTCGCGCAGGGCGAGACGCAGTTTCTCGGTGTCGGCCGCGCTGTGCTGGGCGCCACCTCCGGCGGCGCGGGGGTCGTACCCGCCCGGCTCGTTCGCGGTCTGCGCGGGTCCGGCCACACCGCCCGGCTTCGTGGGGTCGGCGGAGAGGGGGTCGACCGCCGTGGCCGCCGGATCGCCCGAGCGGCCCCTGCCCTCGCCGCCCACACCCGTCGCGCCGGGGGCCGTGGCTGCGGCGGATCCGGCCGAGTCCCAGGAGGTACGGAGCGTACGCCGACGCTGCGCGAGCGAGTCGGTCAGCCGGGCGATGGTCTCCTCAAGGACGCGGTCCGCCTCCTCGACGGCGTCGTGCGGCGCGTCGACGAACTCGTTCAGCGCCTGCTGAAGCCGCAGGGTCAGCTTGTCGCGCTCGTCGGGCCCGACGAGACGGTCCTCTCGACGGCCGTGTCCCGTCGCGGTTGCGGGCCCTGTCCCTGATGCGTAGCCGGTTTCGTGGCCCGCACGGCCCTCTCGCTCCTCATGGGCGAATGTACTCATGATGTGTCAACTCCCCTGGAAGTCGCGATGGTTGATTTCTTAGGGGTCCTTGCGATATGGGAGTCCGATCAGGCCGCGGGGGCCGATGCCGTGCATCGCAAGGCGCCGGAGAGTCCTCGTAGCGGAGCTACTAGGGCTTTTCCGCAACGCCGCGAGGTGCGGTGCCGGCCCCCGCGGCCCGGACGCCCTTATCGCAAGGACCCCTCAGGCGGTGCCGAATCGGCCGGTACTGCCGGGGCCATCGCCGGTGGTGCGGCCGTCGGGGGCGGGTACGCCGCCGCCCGCACCGGGGTTACCGGCCGTCGGCCGCTGCGCGGGCGGAGGCACCGTGCCCGGTGTCCCGCCCACGTCTCCTGCGGGGTAGCCGTCGCGGCCGGCGGGGTCACCCGTGGGCGTGGGCGTCGGGGTCGCCGCTCCACCCGGGGCGGCAGGTGTTCCCTGACGGCCCGGGGTATGCGATCCGCGCTCGTCCACGCCCTGCGTGCCGTGGTGGCCGCCCACGTGGTGTCCGCCGGGCGTGTGCGCGCCCGCTCCCGCCGATACGAGGTCGTCGAAGAGTTCACGCGCGTCGACCATGGCCTCACGCAGCTCCTCGGTACCGGCGCCGGGCACGCCAGGTGCGGCGGTGGCGCCACTGCCCGCGTACGCGGCGTGGTGCACCTTGCGGTAGCCGTTGACATGCCGGGGGTGGTGAACGGAGAGCGCCGCCAGCTGTTCCTCGTAACGCGACCCGACGGGGAAGCCACGTGCCCCCGCCACCTCTGCCAGCAGGTGGTCGGCCTCGGCCACGGCCTGCTGGGGGGAGTCGACGAACCGCTCCTGGAGCCCGGCCCATTGGGCCAGATACTGCTCACGCGCGGCCGGGTCGAGCGGCTTCTCACGCAGCGATCCGTGTACCCTCACCCGCTCCGCGAGCTCGCGTTCGGCGGCTTTCGTGTCGCCGTTGTGCTGGGCCACGGTCCTGTCGTACTCCGGACCGAAGCGGCTCTGCAGCGAACCTCCGCCGTTCTTGCGCCTGGCCGCGAAGACGAGGGCGCCGACGATGAGTACGACGACGACCACGACCACGACAGCGATCAAAACGGTGGACATGGGGGCCCTCCCGGTGTTGTGGAGCGGGTTTGTTGTCTGACAGGACACCGGGTTGCCCGGCTGACCGTCCCGAAACCGCATACCCTCGCCGACCCGTGTTCCGGCTGTACGCGTGTACGCGACAATTCCGTGATGACCGCTTGGACGACCGCCCCCGAACCCTCCGGCTCCCCCGTCGCCCTGGATCTGTGGCGCACCTACTACACCGAGCTGAGCGACCGCTACTACCTGCTGCACGAAGGCCGCAGGACCGACCCCACGGAGTTGGAGCGGGGCAT from Streptomyces tsukubensis encodes:
- a CDS encoding aggregation-promoting factor C-terminal-like domain-containing protein; the encoded protein is MHASSVSLLRRVATPKKVLTGTALAGITAGLALSAAPAQAAPRTAAPTASVRSAAPAAASSSSSSAQAIAKKLIPDSAQYQAFSKIVAKESGWNIHAQNSSSGAYGLVQALPANKMASAGSDWKDNAETQIKWGLDYMNERYGSPVGAWQHEQANGWY
- a CDS encoding ABC transporter ATP-binding protein gives rise to the protein MIRFEDVSVTYDGSREPSVGGFDLTVPEGELMLLVGPSGVGKSTVLGTVSGLVPHFTGGTLRGRVTVAGRDTRTHKPRELADVVGTVGQDPLSHFVTDTVEDELAYGMESQGLAPDVMRRRVEETLDLLGLAELRDRPIATLSGGQQQRVAIGSVLTPQPRVLVLDEPTSALDPAAAEEVLAVLQRLVHDLGTTVLMAEHRLERVVQYADQVVLLPGPGLPPVVGSPADVMAVSPVRPPVVALGRLAGWSPLPLSVRDARRAAPPLRARLAGLEPATEARAQVSAGPVPAPVARRGRRWPFGRRADASTPLVEGPSAEVSGLSVTRGGVRALRGVDLSLSPGETVALMGRNGAGKSTLLSALVGLVEPTSGTVRVGGAVPARTGPRELIRRVGLVPQEPRDLLYADTVAAECAAADADASAEPGTCRGLVTRLLPGVRDDTHPRDLSEGQRLVLALAVVLTARPPLLLLDEPTRGLDYAAKGRLVGVVSALAAEGHAVVLATHDVELAADLAARVVILADGEIVADGPTKDVVVSSPAFAPQVAKILAPGAWLTVAQVERALKACDDGAGDRGDGSRDRGPDVTGARE
- a CDS encoding bifunctional glycosyltransferase 87/phosphatase PAP2 family protein, with product MANVEHGGAGNAFGAGPARTSRSWVVAVGAGLWLAVVALLLRQAAAVLRLPPGERLTDLETWIGPEGVLHVPGSLYATDRFTGTPFAGLVLKPLKQSAESALGVAWTSVSLLLVVALGLIAARALPEPVTRRTSLLAAPVAICLLMVSLPVRNAMHLGQTSILPVLLVLLGCFTVRGQRTSGVLIGIGAAFQPTMLLFAPLLWLTGRRTAAISSVATFLGCTALTWAVMPSDSWTYWVHHLAGAGLGSSEGLTNQSLHGALLRFGMHGPLEIVLFLLLAAAVCYVGLRRAVRYAREGQLLLAVALTGCVAVAISPTTWQHQMLWVLLTVAGRVGKRASDRFVWPVAVILAISLPPKVLLPNMTLLDPLAQNVVLVAALAAACAVPFLSTSSPYYGSPTPTVYAAPVRARLRKVPLLPFWKRLLTRPNLLLELLLIRVGYSAYSHVRLVARGGRPTAEHHGEQIHSLEKALFIDIEHWANHAVVKVPWLEEFLNFYYETFHFFVPLGVLAVLYIRRPVDYRWARSALGFATVLALLGFWLYPLAPPRLMPGLGFIDTVHGVQDFSKPDYGTLTSVTNQYAAMPSLHFGWSLWCGVVIAVLAPKVWMKVLGLLHPFFTVCAIVATANHWVLDAVGGATVVGIGFGLVYVLAGPRPRKEGVPDDPGEPPGETVVAPLPVDVKGGSAG
- a CDS encoding ECF transporter S component, producing the protein MRRVPEAGVRPVRVAGGDGQARAIRLGPRSVAALALVSAVGVVAFGWPLLASSGSGLAHSADAPWLFAALLPLLLAVVVAAIADGGLDAKAVAMLGVLAAAGAALRPLGAGTAGIEPMFFLMVLSGRVLGPGFGFVLGGVSMFASALLTGGVGPWMPFQMLSMGWVCMGAGLLPGPDSLRGRRELWMLAGYGAVASVLYGTVMNLQGWPYIAGLSTGVSFVPGDPVGDNLARFVTYCLATSLGWDLPRAVVTVVLGLALGPAVLKALRRASRRAAFEAPVSFDTSVPGTDGPELVTGGSELVTGGSESATNGPEVAPATPKRPTKRSN
- a CDS encoding O-methyltransferase, producing MTQEQWTDVDAYFTSRLVPSDEALDAALRACEAAGLPSINVAPNQGKLLRLFAEIQGARRILEIGTLGGYSTIWLARALPEDGRLVTLEADPAHAEVARANLSHAGLDGVTEVRVGPALDSLPVLAAELGEEGNGADPFDLVFIDADKGNNPHYLEWSLKLTRPGSVIIGDNVARGGAVADADTDDPVIVGTRRMIELMGANPRLSATAVQTVGSKGYDGFVLARVLP
- the proP gene encoding glycine betaine/L-proline transporter ProP codes for the protein MGGSASPHPVEVTVADSAQVKRAVKAAALGNAMEWFDFGVYSYIAVTLGKVFFPSGDSTAQLLSTFGAFAAAFLVRPLGGLVFGPLGDRIGRQRVLAVTMIMMAAGTFAIGLIPSYGSIGVWAPVLLLLARLVQGFSTGGEYAGASTFIAEYAPDKKRGFLGSWLEFGTLAGYIGGAGLVTLMTALLSNDALLSWGWRIPFMIAGPMGLIGLYLRMRLEETPAFAKQLEKEEARPKVALREMVTGQWRSLLLCVALVLVFNVTDYMLLSYMPSYLTSELKYDETHGLLVILAVMALMMCVQPYAGRLTDRVGRRPVIAAGCVGFLVFSVPALLLIRQGSLAAIGLGTAALGVLLVCFTATMPSTLPALFPTRVRFGSLSIGFNVSVSVFGGTTPLVVTALIGATGNKMMPAYYMMAAAVIGGVAVWFLKESAGRPLPGSGPSVETEAEADALRAAAEETRESVDGTQREARTGLVPEQAAAGR